AGCAGCCGGCGGGCGGGCCGCCGCCCGCGTCCGCGCAAACCGCGCTGTCCGAGGTCGGGCTCACGCTCGACGCGATTTCCCGCTACGGCGGCGGCGCGACACCCGCCGTCGTCGGCGCCGCGCCGCTGCTGCCGGCCGCTTTCGTTGCTTCCGCCGCGCAGGCGGCGTTGTCCGATCCGTTGCCCGCCACGCCCGATGCCCGCGCCGGCAATCCTGCGTCTTCCGCGGCGGCGTCGGGGCCGCAGAGCGCGCAGGCCGCCGCGCAAGCGGCCTTGGCCGCGTCGCCCGCCGCCGCGCTGAGCCTCGCGCTCGCGCAGGCTGTCGCGCAGAGCGGCCTTTTCTACGAATCCCATCTCGCTCAATGGCTTGCCGGCCAGCGCACGACGGCCGAGCTCGCGCGCGAGCCGCAGGCGCGGCTCGCAAGCGGCGCCCAGCCGGGCGCGCAGGCCGGCCAGACGGGCGACGGGTTCGACGATGCGCTCGCCGCGCGTCTGCCGCTGCCGCAGGGCGGCCGTGATGCGCCCGCGCAGAGGCCCGCGCCCGCGCCGGGGCGGCCGGCGGGCGGCGCGGACGAAGGTGCGATGGCGTCCGGTCGCGCGCCGGCGAACGCGGCGGCGCTTGCGCGCTCCGTCGATGCGTATGCGGCGCTCGCCGACGCCGACGGGAAGCCTGTCGGCGCGCTCGCCGCGCATGCCGCGCTCGCGCGGCCCGGCATGCCGCAGGCGGGCGCCGACGCGCCTGCGTCGGTCGCGGCGTCGCTGCATGCG
Above is a window of Burkholderia thailandensis E264 DNA encoding:
- a CDS encoding flagellar hook-length control protein FliK codes for the protein MTGIDTAAAAILASRIDSLLDAIQPSAGGAAATQVGTSGAPPAAATPQQPAGGPPPASAQTALSEVGLTLDAISRYGGGATPAVVGAAPLLPAAFVASAAQAALSDPLPATPDARAGNPASSAAASGPQSAQAAAQAALAASPAAALSLALAQAVAQSGLFYESHLAQWLAGQRTTAELAREPQARLASGAQPGAQAGQTGDGFDDALAARLPLPQGGRDAPAQRPAPAPGRPAGGADEGAMASGRAPANAAALARSVDAYAALADADGKPVGALAAHAALARPGMPQAGADAPASVAASLHAATLPIVRQQLDLLATDQFRWIGEAWPGARLDWTIEPDEQQGRERPAPDADFPEARGWRTRLTLALPSLGTVDAELVLNGEQLAARLRVSGTGAARLAPHGEALRARLQALGLQVSGLSIRAIDGVPDGFGAVAARAAASAYAREAAGGEGGAAAVSRAAAVSRAAGADGDAGAASAGVSAGAERRVPPAPPPVETDDDWELAR